One genomic segment of Ancylobacter sp. IITR112 includes these proteins:
- a CDS encoding caspase domain-containing protein, whose product MAFLAVMIALPHSAWAGKRIALVIGNSSYAKISSLKNARNDAALMAATLRQLDFDVVEALDVDRAAMARAVRAFGGKLRDAGADAVGLFYYAGHGVQARGVNYMVPVSASIDTESDLEVEALPADSVLSQMRDAGNATSIIILDACRNNPFAGKTRSATRGLARVSATGGAIVAFSAAPGQVASDGEGDNSPYTTALSKAMQAKGLTIEQVFKRVLVDVENATAGEQVPWVESSLRDDFYFQPAAMAATPLHHQLSAEATAWAELRESTDADALQGFILAYPDSVFADVARMRLDDVSGAKTPAPSSPASSSPASASPAAKPQILAALTPAEADPPPPPDATPDTMTDATPDPMPDTAPDLASGGALYAGLQRELNRLGCWVGEPDGKWGRRSEEGLARLRSFYPLELPSEKVDPAGLLDDMRNLDGKLCPTTCSILEEERNGVCIAKTCPAGQQLSGKGVCFTPAKTASRPKPAGRPKAARNCWTLIDEVICE is encoded by the coding sequence ATGGCATTTCTGGCGGTCATGATCGCGCTTCCCCACAGCGCCTGGGCGGGGAAGCGCATCGCACTCGTGATCGGCAACAGCAGTTACGCCAAGATCTCGTCGCTGAAGAACGCCCGCAATGATGCCGCCCTGATGGCGGCCACGCTGCGCCAGCTCGATTTCGATGTGGTCGAAGCGCTCGATGTCGACCGTGCCGCGATGGCGCGGGCGGTGCGCGCCTTCGGCGGCAAGCTGCGCGATGCCGGGGCGGACGCGGTCGGCCTGTTCTACTATGCCGGCCATGGCGTGCAGGCGCGCGGCGTCAATTACATGGTGCCGGTCTCCGCCAGCATCGACACCGAATCCGACCTCGAAGTCGAGGCGCTGCCGGCCGACAGCGTGCTGTCGCAGATGCGCGACGCCGGCAATGCAACCAGCATCATCATCCTCGACGCCTGCCGCAATAATCCCTTTGCCGGCAAGACACGCTCGGCCACACGTGGGCTTGCGCGCGTCTCCGCCACCGGCGGCGCCATCGTGGCCTTTTCGGCCGCGCCGGGCCAGGTGGCCAGCGACGGCGAAGGCGACAACTCGCCCTACACGACGGCGCTCAGCAAGGCGATGCAGGCGAAGGGACTGACCATCGAGCAGGTGTTCAAGCGCGTGCTGGTGGATGTCGAGAACGCCACGGCCGGCGAGCAGGTGCCGTGGGTGGAATCCTCGCTTCGGGACGATTTCTATTTCCAGCCGGCCGCGATGGCCGCAACGCCGCTGCATCATCAGCTCAGCGCCGAAGCCACCGCCTGGGCCGAACTGCGTGAGAGCACCGATGCCGACGCGCTCCAGGGCTTCATCCTCGCCTATCCCGACAGCGTCTTCGCCGACGTCGCGCGGATGCGTCTCGACGACGTGTCGGGAGCCAAAACACCCGCCCCGTCTTCACCCGCCTCGTCTTCACCCGCCTCAGCTTCGCCCGCGGCGAAGCCGCAGATTCTCGCCGCCCTGACCCCGGCCGAGGCCGACCCTCCGCCGCCGCCCGACGCGACGCCGGACACCATGACAGACGCGACGCCCGATCCGATGCCCGACACGGCGCCCGACCTGGCGTCCGGCGGCGCGCTCTATGCCGGGCTGCAGCGCGAACTCAACCGGCTCGGCTGCTGGGTTGGCGAACCCGATGGCAAATGGGGGCGCCGAAGCGAAGAGGGGCTGGCGCGGCTGCGCAGTTTTTATCCGCTGGAACTGCCCAGCGAGAAGGTCGATCCGGCCGGCCTTCTCGATGACATGCGCAACCTGGACGGGAAGCTCTGCCCCACCACCTGTTCGATCCTCGAAGAGGAACGGAACGGCGTCTGCATCGCCAAGACCTGCCCGGCGGGGCAGCAGCTCTCCGGCAAGGGCGTCTGTTTCACGCCGGCCAAGACCGCGAGCCGCCCGAAACCGGCCGGAAGGCCCAAGGCGGCGCGCAATTGCTGGACGCTCATCGACGAAGTGATCTGCGAGTAA
- a CDS encoding ANTAR domain-containing response regulator, protein MLRVLVIDQNNKRAEIVEAALRAEPDVEVRIAAVGSAQLLPLLRQSAPDVLIVALDLPDRDTIEQLRIANREIARPIVMFVDQSDTEAMRTAVSAGVSAYVVDGLQPQRVRTVLDVAVMRFQEFERLRRELEIARTTLAERKLIDRAKGILMRARGMNEEDAYNLLRSKAMKDQKKVAEIAQSVITASELLK, encoded by the coding sequence GTGCTGCGCGTCTTGGTGATCGACCAGAACAACAAGAGAGCCGAAATCGTCGAGGCCGCCTTGCGGGCTGAGCCGGATGTGGAGGTGCGGATCGCCGCCGTCGGCTCCGCCCAATTGCTGCCGCTGCTGCGGCAGTCCGCGCCGGATGTGCTGATCGTCGCGCTCGACCTGCCCGATCGCGACACGATCGAACAATTGCGCATCGCCAATCGCGAGATCGCCCGGCCGATCGTGATGTTCGTCGACCAGAGCGACACCGAGGCGATGCGCACCGCCGTGAGCGCGGGGGTGAGCGCCTATGTCGTCGACGGGCTGCAGCCCCAGCGGGTCAGGACGGTGCTCGATGTCGCGGTGATGCGTTTCCAGGAATTCGAGCGGCTGCGCCGGGAGCTTGAGATTGCCCGCACCACCCTCGCCGAGCGCAAGCTGATCGACCGGGCGAAGGGCATATTGATGCGCGCACGCGGCATGAACGAGGAAGACGCCTATAATCTTCTGCGGTCCAAGGCGATGAAGGACCAGAAGAAAGTGGCGGAGATCGCCCAGTCCGTCATCACCGCGTCGGAGCTGCTCAAATGA
- a CDS encoding CmpA/NrtA family ABC transporter substrate-binding protein — MRIRAGFIPLVDAAVLVAAADQGFAAAEGIELELVREVSWSNVRDKLSLGHFEAAHILAPLAIAISLGLDYPRVPLSILVALNQNGSSFLLGNETFRALEEEAGGESIGDPLVSGAALKRLVAARAARGDDQLVFAMTFPFSPHNYLLRYWMAASGINPDRDVRLIVMPPPYMVDALSNGHVHGFCVGAPWPSVAVEVGMGRILHFGSDIVAHSPEKVLATRASFVTENRDGALALTRALIRATAWCAAPENRMALAHLLAAPDRLNVGADLILRSLEGRIRIDAQGSVREYSRYMVLESAAARPDVRQALWLYAQMVRWGQARLDEAGRLAARACYDPGIHDIARDSMAEPGTCDGIGAFSGPAFDPNDLPAYLAEIDR; from the coding sequence ATGAGAATCCGCGCCGGCTTCATTCCGCTGGTCGATGCGGCGGTGCTGGTGGCGGCCGCCGATCAGGGCTTTGCCGCCGCCGAGGGGATCGAACTCGAACTGGTGCGCGAAGTGTCCTGGTCGAATGTGCGGGACAAGCTCTCGCTCGGCCATTTCGAGGCGGCCCACATCTTGGCGCCGCTGGCGATCGCCATCAGCCTCGGTCTCGACTACCCCCGCGTGCCGCTCTCCATCCTTGTGGCGCTGAACCAGAACGGCAGTTCCTTCCTTCTGGGCAACGAGACCTTCCGCGCGCTGGAGGAGGAGGCGGGGGGCGAGTCGATTGGCGATCCGCTCGTCTCCGGCGCCGCGCTGAAGCGGCTGGTGGCCGCCCGTGCCGCGCGGGGCGACGACCAGCTCGTTTTCGCCATGACCTTTCCCTTCTCCCCGCACAACTACCTGCTGCGCTACTGGATGGCGGCTTCCGGCATCAATCCCGACCGCGATGTCCGCCTCATCGTCATGCCCCCGCCCTACATGGTCGACGCGCTGTCGAACGGGCATGTCCACGGCTTCTGCGTCGGCGCCCCCTGGCCCAGCGTCGCGGTGGAGGTGGGCATGGGCCGCATCCTGCATTTCGGCTCGGACATCGTCGCGCACAGCCCGGAGAAGGTGCTGGCCACGCGCGCCAGCTTCGTGACGGAAAATCGCGACGGCGCGCTGGCGCTGACCCGCGCCCTCATCCGCGCCACCGCCTGGTGCGCCGCGCCGGAGAATCGGATGGCACTCGCCCATTTGCTGGCGGCGCCGGATCGGCTCAATGTCGGGGCCGATCTGATCCTGCGTTCGCTGGAAGGGCGTATCCGCATCGACGCGCAAGGCTCCGTACGCGAGTATTCGCGCTACATGGTGCTCGAAAGTGCGGCAGCGCGTCCGGATGTCCGGCAGGCGCTCTGGCTCTACGCGCAGATGGTGCGCTGGGGTCAGGCCCGGCTGGACGAGGCCGGGCGCCTCGCCGCAAGGGCCTGCTATGACCCTGGAATACACGATATTGCCCGCGACAGCATGGCAGAACCCGGCACATGCGACGGCATAGGTGCCTTTTCCGGCCCGGCTTTCGACCCCAATGACCTGCCGGCCTATCTCGCAGAAATCGACCGTTGA
- a CDS encoding protein-glutamate O-methyltransferase CheR, with protein sequence MIGPTEFEFLRRFLKEKSGLALTDDKHYLLETRLDPVMRKASIPNVALLVAALRERGTSPLAEAVIEAMTTNESLFFRDKRPFEQLASLIIPGIVSRRPPGQPLRIWCAAASTGQEPYSIAMLLRDNERLLGGRRVEIIATDLSGEVLERAKEGLYTQFEVQRGLPVHYLLKCFNQEGDMWRINADIRSMVRFSRLNLLQPFGHLGQFDIVFCRNVLIYFDAPTKSDVLSRIAAIMAPDAYLVLGGAESVLGLSSELVPGSQHGFYVRKT encoded by the coding sequence ATGATCGGGCCGACCGAATTCGAGTTCCTCCGGCGCTTTCTCAAGGAAAAATCCGGCCTCGCCCTCACCGACGACAAGCACTATCTGCTGGAGACGCGGCTCGACCCGGTGATGCGCAAGGCCTCGATCCCCAATGTGGCGCTGCTTGTCGCCGCGCTGCGCGAGCGCGGAACCTCGCCGCTGGCCGAGGCGGTGATCGAGGCGATGACGACCAATGAATCGCTGTTCTTCCGTGACAAGCGGCCCTTCGAGCAGTTGGCGTCGCTGATCATTCCCGGCATCGTCTCGCGCCGCCCGCCCGGACAGCCGCTGCGCATCTGGTGCGCCGCCGCCTCCACCGGGCAGGAGCCCTATTCCATCGCCATGCTGCTGCGCGACAATGAGCGCCTGCTCGGCGGAAGGCGGGTGGAGATCATCGCCACCGACCTGTCCGGCGAGGTGCTCGAACGGGCGAAGGAGGGTCTCTACACCCAGTTCGAGGTGCAGCGCGGCCTGCCGGTGCATTATCTGCTGAAGTGCTTCAACCAGGAGGGCGACATGTGGCGGATCAATGCCGATATCCGCTCCATGGTCCGCTTCTCCCGGCTTAACCTGCTGCAGCCCTTCGGTCATCTCGGGCAGTTCGACATCGTGTTCTGCCGCAATGTGCTGATCTATTTCGACGCTCCGACCAAGAGCGACGTGCTGAGCCGCATCGCCGCCATCATGGCGCCAGACGCCTATCTCGTGCTCGGCGGCGCCGAAAGCGTGCTGGGCCTGTCCTCGGAACTGGTGCCCGGCAGCCAGCACGGCTTCTACGTCCGCAAGACGTGA
- a CDS encoding OmpA family protein: protein MMPPAPRTSTALLSRVGSAALLLAVAVAFAPVESRGEGLTSEAIVRALAPAPADRPRPASRSLGAPAPPAAASVLPAGDAAYLRRLPSRGLRVEMKEKLVEIVQRNDLPRLDIEIGFAYNSAVLAAPSRADLDALGVALLADSLVDTRIALNGHTDAVGSERYNLELSERRAEAVRDYLIAVHGIAPERLIAVGFGESRLKNPARPAAGENRRVEVINLY, encoded by the coding sequence ATGATGCCGCCTGCCCCGCGAACGTCCACCGCTCTTCTCTCGCGCGTCGGCTCGGCCGCGCTGCTGCTGGCGGTCGCCGTGGCGTTTGCCCCCGTCGAGTCCCGGGGCGAGGGGCTGACGAGCGAGGCGATCGTGCGGGCGCTGGCACCGGCGCCCGCCGACCGTCCGCGCCCCGCCTCCCGTTCGCTTGGCGCGCCGGCGCCGCCCGCTGCGGCTTCGGTGCTGCCGGCGGGCGACGCGGCCTATCTCCGGCGCTTGCCCTCGCGCGGCCTGCGGGTCGAGATGAAGGAGAAGCTGGTCGAGATCGTGCAGCGCAACGATCTGCCGCGCCTCGATATCGAGATCGGCTTCGCCTATAATTCCGCCGTCCTCGCCGCGCCGTCCCGCGCCGATCTCGATGCGCTCGGCGTGGCGCTGCTGGCGGATTCGCTCGTCGATACCCGTATCGCGCTGAACGGGCACACCGATGCGGTGGGCAGCGAGCGCTATAATCTGGAGCTGTCGGAACGTCGCGCCGAGGCGGTTCGCGACTATCTCATCGCGGTTCACGGCATCGCGCCGGAGCGGCTGATCGCGGTCGGATTCGGCGAGAGCCGGCTGAAGAACCCCGCCCGACCCGCGGCCGGGGAGAATCGCCGCGTCGAAGTGATCAACCTGTATTAG
- a CDS encoding helix-turn-helix transcriptional regulator: MLDAEEYAEVAGAIYEAAAIPEMWSAAIGQLSRLGGCFGGSIFSHNESGTNWVASEPIAPLVQQFLRDGWMERNDRLAGLLGRPHAGFLTDLDVFTLSQIEAMPVYRDALRPAGFGWGAATIVRSPTGDAIVVSLERRWNDGPVAPQEVRVLDSLRPHLARAALLGARLGLQRMQGMLDALAGIGLPGAVVTPQGRLVGSNADFDRLGGQITTRLRERLVLTDEHANRLLQVALQDLASDRPGQVGSLPVPASGEGAPCLIHVIPIRRQAHDIFGQAGALLVVARAARPDVPEGLLSGLYDLTPSEAAVAARLIEGLTIAGIASHHGSAVETVRSHVKKILQKTGFASQVDLVRTLAPIMSLRPHPGEG; encoded by the coding sequence GTGTTGGACGCAGAGGAATATGCTGAGGTCGCCGGCGCGATCTACGAGGCGGCGGCGATCCCGGAAATGTGGTCCGCGGCCATCGGCCAGCTCAGCCGGCTGGGCGGCTGTTTCGGCGGGTCGATCTTCAGCCATAATGAGAGCGGGACCAACTGGGTGGCGTCCGAGCCGATCGCGCCGCTGGTGCAGCAGTTCCTGCGCGATGGCTGGATGGAGCGCAATGACCGGCTGGCTGGGCTGCTCGGCCGGCCGCATGCCGGCTTCCTGACCGATCTCGACGTGTTCACCCTTTCCCAGATCGAGGCGATGCCGGTCTATCGCGACGCGCTCCGGCCCGCCGGCTTCGGCTGGGGCGCCGCCACCATTGTGAGATCGCCCACCGGGGACGCGATCGTCGTCTCGCTGGAGCGGCGCTGGAACGACGGGCCTGTCGCGCCGCAGGAGGTGAGGGTGCTCGACAGCCTGCGTCCGCATCTCGCGCGGGCGGCGCTGCTGGGGGCGCGGCTGGGGCTGCAGCGCATGCAGGGAATGCTGGATGCGCTCGCCGGCATCGGCCTGCCGGGGGCGGTGGTGACGCCGCAGGGCCGGCTGGTGGGCAGCAACGCCGATTTCGACCGGCTGGGCGGGCAGATCACGACGCGGCTGCGCGAGCGTCTCGTCCTGACCGATGAGCACGCCAACCGTCTGCTCCAAGTGGCGCTGCAGGATCTGGCGAGCGACCGGCCGGGACAGGTGGGGTCGCTGCCGGTCCCCGCGAGCGGCGAGGGCGCGCCCTGCCTGATCCACGTCATTCCCATCCGTCGCCAGGCGCATGACATTTTCGGCCAGGCCGGCGCGCTGCTGGTGGTGGCGCGGGCGGCGCGGCCGGATGTCCCCGAGGGGCTGCTGAGCGGTCTCTACGACCTGACGCCGAGCGAGGCCGCCGTGGCCGCCCGGCTGATCGAGGGGCTGACCATCGCCGGGATCGCCAGCCACCATGGCAGCGCAGTGGAGACGGTCCGCTCGCATGTGAAGAAGATCCTGCAGAAGACCGGCTTCGCCTCGCAGGTCGATCTCGTGCGCACTCTTGCTCCGATCATGTCGCTGCGCCCGCACCCGGGCGAGGGGTGA
- a CDS encoding cytochrome c produces MSGSGGRSRGSAARRARGVRACIALTVAGLTFAAGRAEAREPFKPDAFATYAPDVANGEVLAHAAGCVACHASGENGRLLAGGRRLDTFIGSFYVPNITDHAKGAGGFSNADYLNAVINGIAPDGRHYYPVFPYAAYAGMKPEDVLDIKAYIATLPASDTAAPRHVVGFPYNLDATLALWQRGNFDTPAFQPGDGSQRSRGRYLVEAVGACGECHTPRTLTYGLDKARRFEGEKGLSGEAAPPITPAQMAVFAQGDAFRTYIEEAQKPSGAPVASPLKRQWLAGLARLPEADRLAMLAYLTDTDITPNAPEKRLEPSCSAAAPPAIALNELAAKADDVVGRYCRNCHGPGESAQGSFPAGDLAAIAANPAFVTPGNRGASLLFTSISSGRMPYGTKPSAEELEALGAWIDQLSTPAPAAPPQRPARQRDLVTTEAMQRAALADLESLPAEDRRFIRYVSFHTLHNGVAPCEDARVFARRLDLFQASFRKLYNSVSLGPQLVTPPAVAGSRDLLLRIDLRDSKWTAAQWERLLAAYPFARSARRDPALAGLTHGTGTDIPLIRADWFMANASRPENYHLLLALPAHIGALEQRIGVDVNANIRDRKVARAAFLEGSSGVSDHNRLLERHDLPHGGYYWKSYDFAGSRDTQNLRSHPHGPPDAAPLAAGLAAFEHDGGEMIFSLPNGLQGYYLSTGKGDRIDRGPTEVVSFRQRPIGKGIDIVNGRSCMDCHSDGIIAKRDQLRAHLASSVAFSRPQQELLLALYVDQIELDRLYAQDRAAFIAALERIGAAEKAPDGSLKSRRGPAEQELATWFADQYEANLDEDQLAAEFDLLPEELEKAVLRVREESVRTLAIDWLTQLKAGVKVPRFEVDRHYGTLMQALHDIEPLRQPAEGADAPAPVALPDYKDADYRDDAYRPEGSGGKLELSVRVPRTTVRVNEKLRFDVTANRRCELQLLYVEATGEVEVIPQEMIGAPFLEPGRPRRIPQEGVGDLVFDTPAYNETLLAFCREGGLGAERLDAARARALIAASGAPPSRGLAIKLVERQKAQAAAAPQRKGRAAINMLSFSIRD; encoded by the coding sequence ATGAGCGGAAGCGGCGGACGCAGCCGGGGCAGCGCCGCGCGGCGGGCGCGAGGGGTGCGGGCGTGCATCGCGCTGACCGTGGCGGGGCTCACATTCGCGGCCGGGCGTGCCGAGGCACGCGAGCCGTTCAAGCCGGACGCCTTCGCCACCTATGCGCCGGATGTCGCCAATGGCGAGGTGCTGGCCCACGCCGCAGGCTGCGTCGCCTGCCATGCCTCGGGCGAGAACGGCCGGCTTCTCGCCGGCGGGCGCAGGCTCGACACCTTCATCGGCAGCTTCTACGTCCCGAACATCACGGACCACGCCAAGGGCGCCGGCGGCTTCAGCAATGCGGACTATCTCAACGCCGTGATCAACGGCATCGCCCCGGACGGGCGGCACTATTATCCGGTCTTTCCCTATGCCGCCTATGCCGGGATGAAGCCGGAGGACGTTCTCGACATCAAGGCCTATATCGCCACCTTGCCGGCGTCGGACACCGCCGCCCCCCGCCATGTGGTCGGCTTTCCCTATAATCTCGACGCCACCCTCGCGCTGTGGCAGCGCGGCAATTTCGACACGCCGGCCTTTCAGCCCGGGGACGGTTCGCAACGCAGTCGCGGGCGCTATCTGGTCGAGGCGGTGGGCGCCTGCGGCGAATGCCACACGCCGCGCACCCTGACCTATGGGCTCGACAAGGCCCGGCGGTTCGAGGGCGAGAAGGGACTGAGCGGCGAGGCCGCGCCGCCGATCACCCCCGCCCAGATGGCGGTCTTCGCCCAGGGCGATGCCTTCCGCACCTATATCGAGGAGGCGCAAAAGCCCTCCGGCGCGCCGGTCGCCTCGCCGCTGAAGCGCCAATGGCTGGCCGGGCTGGCGCGCCTGCCGGAAGCGGACCGGCTCGCCATGCTGGCCTATCTCACCGACACCGACATCACGCCGAACGCGCCGGAGAAGAGGCTGGAGCCGAGCTGTTCGGCCGCTGCCCCGCCGGCGATCGCGCTCAATGAGCTGGCGGCGAAGGCCGACGACGTGGTCGGGCGCTACTGCCGCAACTGCCATGGCCCCGGCGAAAGCGCGCAGGGCAGCTTTCCCGCCGGCGACCTCGCCGCCATCGCCGCCAATCCCGCCTTCGTCACCCCCGGCAATCGCGGCGCCTCGCTGTTGTTCACCTCCATCTCCAGCGGCCGCATGCCCTATGGCACCAAGCCCAGCGCCGAGGAATTGGAGGCGCTGGGCGCCTGGATCGACCAGCTTTCCACCCCCGCGCCCGCCGCGCCGCCGCAAAGGCCGGCGCGCCAGCGCGACCTCGTGACCACCGAGGCGATGCAGCGTGCCGCCCTCGCCGATCTCGAAAGCCTGCCGGCCGAGGACCGGCGGTTCATCCGCTATGTCAGCTTCCATACTCTTCATAATGGCGTCGCCCCCTGCGAGGATGCGCGGGTCTTCGCGCGCCGGCTCGACCTGTTCCAGGCGAGCTTCCGCAAGCTTTACAATTCCGTCTCGCTCGGCCCGCAGCTGGTGACGCCGCCCGCCGTGGCGGGCAGCCGCGACCTGCTGCTGCGGATCGACCTGCGCGACAGCAAATGGACAGCGGCGCAATGGGAAAGGCTGCTGGCGGCCTATCCCTTTGCCCGCAGCGCGCGGCGCGATCCCGCCCTCGCGGGACTGACGCACGGGACCGGCACCGACATTCCGCTGATCCGCGCCGACTGGTTCATGGCCAATGCCTCGCGCCCGGAGAATTATCATCTCCTGCTCGCCCTGCCCGCCCATATCGGCGCGCTGGAACAGCGCATCGGCGTCGATGTGAACGCCAATATCCGCGACAGGAAGGTTGCGCGCGCCGCTTTTCTCGAGGGCTCGTCCGGCGTGTCCGACCATAACCGGCTGCTGGAACGGCACGACCTCCCGCATGGCGGCTATTACTGGAAGTCCTACGATTTCGCCGGCAGCCGCGACACGCAGAACCTGCGCTCGCACCCGCATGGCCCGCCGGATGCGGCGCCGCTGGCCGCGGGTCTCGCGGCCTTCGAGCATGATGGCGGGGAGATGATCTTCTCGCTGCCGAACGGCCTGCAGGGCTATTATCTCTCCACCGGCAAGGGCGACCGCATCGACCGCGGGCCGACCGAGGTGGTCTCGTTCCGCCAGCGCCCGATCGGCAAAGGCATCGACATCGTCAACGGGCGCTCCTGCATGGACTGCCATTCCGACGGCATCATCGCCAAGCGCGACCAGTTGCGGGCCCATCTCGCCAGTTCGGTCGCCTTCTCCCGGCCGCAGCAGGAGCTGCTGCTGGCCCTGTATGTCGACCAGATCGAGCTTGACCGGCTCTATGCCCAGGATCGCGCCGCCTTCATCGCCGCGCTTGAGCGCATCGGTGCGGCCGAGAAGGCGCCGGACGGCTCGCTCAAGAGCCGGCGCGGCCCGGCCGAGCAGGAGCTCGCCACCTGGTTCGCCGACCAGTACGAGGCCAATCTCGACGAGGACCAGCTCGCCGCCGAGTTCGACCTGCTGCCGGAGGAGCTGGAAAAGGCGGTACTGCGTGTGCGCGAGGAGAGCGTCCGCACTCTGGCCATTGACTGGCTCACCCAGCTCAAGGCCGGTGTGAAAGTGCCCCGCTTCGAGGTCGACCGGCACTACGGCACGCTGATGCAGGCGCTGCACGACATCGAGCCGCTGAGGCAACCGGCCGAGGGGGCCGACGCGCCGGCGCCCGTCGCCCTGCCGGACTACAAGGATGCCGATTATCGCGATGACGCCTATCGGCCCGAGGGCAGCGGCGGCAAGCTGGAGCTCAGCGTGCGGGTGCCGCGCACCACGGTGCGGGTGAACGAGAAACTGCGCTTCGATGTGACGGCCAATCGCCGCTGCGAGCTGCAACTGCTCTATGTCGAGGCCACCGGCGAGGTGGAGGTCATCCCGCAGGAGATGATCGGGGCGCCGTTCCTGGAGCCGGGCCGGCCGCGGCGCATCCCGCAGGAGGGCGTCGGCGACCTGGTGTTCGACACGCCGGCCTATAATGAGACGCTGCTGGCCTTCTGCCGCGAGGGCGGGCTGGGCGCGGAGCGGCTGGACGCGGCCCGCGCCCGCGCCCTGATCGCCGCCTCGGGCGCGCCCCCTTCGCGCGGCCTCGCCATCAAGCTGGTGGAGCGCCAGAAGGCGCAGGCCGCCGCAGCGCCGCAGCGCAAGGGCCGCGCCGCCATCAACATGCTCTCCTTCAGCATCCGGGACTGA
- a CDS encoding ferric reductase-like transmembrane domain-containing protein, whose translation MSSLIALLPAFLAVLLAVPATSHAGGATWLSLSASSAAFAAMATNCLLATRPRLLEPLFHGLDRIYRVHRMLGITIVVLVLVHDLVAPNFQGVTLSSGLNRLARTLGEYAFYALLLLAALSLVKRLPFTRWELPYGLWRQSHRLFGAVFLLAALHQAFIKRPFDSAALLAVYLNLLAAIGLVSFALTQFRPLLRGHRYRVSDIRREPGATLVTARPERGGLRARPGQFAFIRFARAGLGEPHPFTIAGAAAAGGELRFAIKPLGDFTRRLRDTLEVGDAMIAEGGYGRFDPAQGGARQIWIAGGIGITPFLAALDGALATPGRQVHLFHCVRQPEEAIERARLEAVARARPGFAFTLHPSAQAGRLDAAGIIRACAFEPAGAELWFCGPSALREALVKDLARQGQAPARVVFERFDFR comes from the coding sequence ATGAGCAGCCTGATCGCGCTCCTTCCCGCTTTTCTGGCCGTCCTGCTGGCTGTTCCGGCGACAAGCCACGCCGGTGGCGCCACCTGGCTGTCGCTGTCCGCCTCCTCGGCGGCCTTCGCCGCCATGGCGACCAATTGCCTGCTGGCGACCCGGCCGCGCCTGCTTGAGCCGCTGTTCCACGGGCTCGACCGCATCTACCGGGTGCATCGCATGCTCGGCATCACCATCGTCGTGCTCGTGCTCGTCCATGATCTCGTCGCGCCGAATTTCCAGGGGGTGACGCTCTCCTCCGGCCTGAACCGGCTCGCCCGCACGCTCGGCGAATATGCCTTCTATGCCCTGCTGCTGCTCGCGGCACTGTCGCTGGTCAAGCGGCTGCCATTCACCCGCTGGGAGCTGCCCTACGGGCTGTGGCGCCAGTCGCATCGCCTGTTCGGCGCCGTGTTCCTGCTGGCGGCGCTGCATCAGGCGTTCATCAAGCGTCCCTTCGACAGCGCGGCGCTGCTGGCGGTCTATCTCAATCTGCTGGCGGCGATCGGCCTTGTCAGCTTCGCGCTCACCCAGTTCCGCCCCCTGCTGCGCGGCCATCGCTACCGTGTCAGCGACATCCGCCGCGAGCCGGGAGCGACCCTCGTCACCGCCCGGCCCGAGCGCGGCGGCCTGCGCGCCCGGCCCGGCCAGTTCGCCTTCATCCGCTTCGCCCGCGCCGGGCTGGGCGAGCCGCACCCGTTCACCATTGCCGGCGCGGCCGCCGCCGGGGGCGAACTGCGCTTCGCCATCAAGCCGCTGGGCGATTTCACCCGCCGCCTGCGCGACACGCTGGAAGTGGGCGACGCCATGATCGCCGAGGGAGGCTATGGCCGCTTCGACCCCGCGCAGGGCGGCGCCCGGCAGATATGGATCGCCGGCGGCATCGGCATCACCCCCTTCCTCGCCGCGCTGGACGGCGCGCTGGCGACGCCGGGCCGGCAGGTTCACCTGTTCCATTGCGTGCGCCAGCCGGAGGAAGCCATCGAGCGCGCCCGGCTGGAGGCGGTCGCGCGGGCAAGGCCCGGCTTCGCCTTCACCCTGCACCCCTCGGCCCAGGCGGGGCGTCTCGACGCGGCGGGCATCATCCGCGCCTGCGCCTTCGAGCCGGCGGGGGCGGAACTGTGGTTCTGCGGCCCCTCCGCCCTGCGCGAGGCCCTGGTGAAGGACCTCGCCCGTCAGGGCCAGGCGCCGGCGCGCGTGGTGTTTGAACGGTTCGACTTCAGGTGA